A window from Chrysemys picta bellii isolate R12L10 chromosome 2, ASM1138683v2, whole genome shotgun sequence encodes these proteins:
- the C2H7orf57 gene encoding uncharacterized protein C7orf57 homolog isoform X5, with translation MRNMSKEPSGPPNRYAPCEWYYHVPLKRSEKSVNSEIPIPPPSQIPGLSNLGEYHNEITFGSRRKWIKDTDSEYVKLAKQGGRPDLLKHFTPSTRKTSPVAYAAPDWYTHPSKPSPDDESKAHVSSMPDYMVHEEFKSDQLNGNYETKRGPFDFDMKSIWQRDAEDKENKEKKKENAAQVEVHVGNTKEVKLPAINPKYPNRIPPSTANKEFHGGNRLYFPPMPGQKNNEPVNFSKLISNGYRDDWIQQRNDWEKKIQQTSKNNEQPEGEVQRHPSPN, from the exons ATGAGGAATATGAGCAAAGAGCCCTCTGGACCCCCCAACCGATATGCTCCTTGTG AATGGTACTACCATGTTCCACTGAAACGATCAGAGAAGTCTGTGAACTCAGAAATCCCAATCCCTCCACCATCCCAGATTCCAGGTCTGAGCAACCTCGGAGAGTATCACAATGAAATTACATTTGGGAGCCGCAGGAAATGGATCAAAGACACAGACTCAGAATATGTAAAGCTGGCAAAGCAAGGAGGCCGACCTG atTTGTTGAAACATTTTACACCTAGTACAAGAAAAACATCCCCAGTAGCTTATGCTGCACCTGATTGGTATACACACCCCAGTAAACCATCACCAGATGATGAATCTAA AGCCCATGTTTCCTCAATGCCTGACTACATGGTTCATGAAGAGTTTAAGTCTGATCAGCTCAATGGTAACTATGAAACAAAAAGAGGGCCTTTTGATTTTGATATGAAAAGTATTTGGCAGAGGGATGCTGAGGACAAGGAgaacaaagagaaaaagaag GAAAATGCTGCTCAAGTTGAGGTCCATGTGGGCAACACAAAAGAG GTAAAGCTTCCTGCTATAAACCCCAAATACCCAAACAGAATACCACCCTCTACTGCAAATAAGGAATTCCACGGGGGAAATAGGCTTTATTTTCCACCTAT gCCTGGTCAGAAAAACAATGAACCAGTAAACTTCAGCAAACTGATTAGCAATGGTTACAGGGACGATTGGATTCAGCAGCGTAATGACTGGGAGAAAAAGATTCAGCAAACCTCAAAAAATAACGAGCAGCCTGAAGGTGAA GTTCAGAGGCATCCCAGCCCGAATTGA
- the C2H7orf57 gene encoding uncharacterized protein C7orf57 homolog isoform X1: MRNMSKEPSGPPNRYAPCEWYYHVPLKRSEKSVNSEIPIPPPSQIPGLSNLGEYHNEITFGSRRKWIKDTDSEYVKLAKQGGRPDLLKHFTPSTRKTSPVAYAAPDWYTHPSKPSPDDESKAHVSSMPDYMVHEEFKSDQLNGNYETKRGPFDFDMKSIWQRDAEDKENKEKKKENAAQVEVHVGNTKEVKLPAINPKYPNRIPPSTANKEFHGGNRLYFPPMPGQKNNEPVNFSKLISNGYRDDWIQQRNDWEKKIQQTSKNNEQPEETLPPSEYQKKIGKKQKAKKYTLSFKRKTVAKIKDEPRSQSGPEISAPPKKSLFKLNMFRGIPARIDSNRQQVKAAASEM; encoded by the exons ATGAGGAATATGAGCAAAGAGCCCTCTGGACCCCCCAACCGATATGCTCCTTGTG AATGGTACTACCATGTTCCACTGAAACGATCAGAGAAGTCTGTGAACTCAGAAATCCCAATCCCTCCACCATCCCAGATTCCAGGTCTGAGCAACCTCGGAGAGTATCACAATGAAATTACATTTGGGAGCCGCAGGAAATGGATCAAAGACACAGACTCAGAATATGTAAAGCTGGCAAAGCAAGGAGGCCGACCTG atTTGTTGAAACATTTTACACCTAGTACAAGAAAAACATCCCCAGTAGCTTATGCTGCACCTGATTGGTATACACACCCCAGTAAACCATCACCAGATGATGAATCTAA AGCCCATGTTTCCTCAATGCCTGACTACATGGTTCATGAAGAGTTTAAGTCTGATCAGCTCAATGGTAACTATGAAACAAAAAGAGGGCCTTTTGATTTTGATATGAAAAGTATTTGGCAGAGGGATGCTGAGGACAAGGAgaacaaagagaaaaagaag GAAAATGCTGCTCAAGTTGAGGTCCATGTGGGCAACACAAAAGAG GTAAAGCTTCCTGCTATAAACCCCAAATACCCAAACAGAATACCACCCTCTACTGCAAATAAGGAATTCCACGGGGGAAATAGGCTTTATTTTCCACCTAT gCCTGGTCAGAAAAACAATGAACCAGTAAACTTCAGCAAACTGATTAGCAATGGTTACAGGGACGATTGGATTCAGCAGCGTAATGACTGGGAGAAAAAGATTCAGCAAACCTCAAAAAATAACGAGCAGCCTGAAG AGACTCTTCCTCCAAGTGAGTACCAGAAGAAAATAGGAAAGAAGCAGAAAGCTAAAAAATATACATTGTCATTCAAAAGAAAAACTGTTGCAAAAATAAAGGATGAGCCCAGATCTCAATCTGGACCTGAAATAAGTGCCCCGCCTAAGAAGTCACTCTTCAAACTCAACAT GTTCAGAGGCATCCCAGCCCGAATTGACTCCAACAGACAACAAGTAAAAGCTGCAGCTTCAGAGATGTAA
- the C2H7orf57 gene encoding uncharacterized protein C7orf57 homolog isoform X4: protein MRNMSKEPSGPPNRYAPCEWYYHVPLKRSEKSVNSEIPIPPPSQIPGLSNLGEYHNEITFGSRRKWIKDTDSEYVKLAKQGGRPDLLKHFTPSTRKTSPVAYAAPDWYTHPSKPSPDDESKAHVSSMPDYMVHEEFKSDQLNGNYETKRGPFDFDMKSIWQRDAEDKENKEKKKENAAQVEVHVGNTKEVKLPAINPKYPNRIPPSTANKEFHGGNRLYFPPMPGQKNNEPVNFSKLISNGYRDDWIQQRNDWEKKIQQTSKNNEQPEETLPPSSEASQPELTPTDNK, encoded by the exons ATGAGGAATATGAGCAAAGAGCCCTCTGGACCCCCCAACCGATATGCTCCTTGTG AATGGTACTACCATGTTCCACTGAAACGATCAGAGAAGTCTGTGAACTCAGAAATCCCAATCCCTCCACCATCCCAGATTCCAGGTCTGAGCAACCTCGGAGAGTATCACAATGAAATTACATTTGGGAGCCGCAGGAAATGGATCAAAGACACAGACTCAGAATATGTAAAGCTGGCAAAGCAAGGAGGCCGACCTG atTTGTTGAAACATTTTACACCTAGTACAAGAAAAACATCCCCAGTAGCTTATGCTGCACCTGATTGGTATACACACCCCAGTAAACCATCACCAGATGATGAATCTAA AGCCCATGTTTCCTCAATGCCTGACTACATGGTTCATGAAGAGTTTAAGTCTGATCAGCTCAATGGTAACTATGAAACAAAAAGAGGGCCTTTTGATTTTGATATGAAAAGTATTTGGCAGAGGGATGCTGAGGACAAGGAgaacaaagagaaaaagaag GAAAATGCTGCTCAAGTTGAGGTCCATGTGGGCAACACAAAAGAG GTAAAGCTTCCTGCTATAAACCCCAAATACCCAAACAGAATACCACCCTCTACTGCAAATAAGGAATTCCACGGGGGAAATAGGCTTTATTTTCCACCTAT gCCTGGTCAGAAAAACAATGAACCAGTAAACTTCAGCAAACTGATTAGCAATGGTTACAGGGACGATTGGATTCAGCAGCGTAATGACTGGGAGAAAAAGATTCAGCAAACCTCAAAAAATAACGAGCAGCCTGAAG AGACTCTTCCTCCAA GTTCAGAGGCATCCCAGCCCGAATTGACTCCAACAGACAACAAGTAA
- the C2H7orf57 gene encoding uncharacterized protein C7orf57 homolog isoform X3 — protein sequence MRNMSKEPSGPPNRYAPCEWYYHVPLKRSEKSVNSEIPIPPPSQIPDLLKHFTPSTRKTSPVAYAAPDWYTHPSKPSPDDESKAHVSSMPDYMVHEEFKSDQLNGNYETKRGPFDFDMKSIWQRDAEDKENKEKKKENAAQVEVHVGNTKEVKLPAINPKYPNRIPPSTANKEFHGGNRLYFPPMPGQKNNEPVNFSKLISNGYRDDWIQQRNDWEKKIQQTSKNNEQPEETLPPSEYQKKIGKKQKAKKYTLSFKRKTVAKIKDEPRSQSGPEISAPPKKSLFKLNMFRGIPARIDSNRQQVKAAASEM from the exons ATGAGGAATATGAGCAAAGAGCCCTCTGGACCCCCCAACCGATATGCTCCTTGTG AATGGTACTACCATGTTCCACTGAAACGATCAGAGAAGTCTGTGAACTCAGAAATCCCAATCCCTCCACCATCCCAGATTCCAG atTTGTTGAAACATTTTACACCTAGTACAAGAAAAACATCCCCAGTAGCTTATGCTGCACCTGATTGGTATACACACCCCAGTAAACCATCACCAGATGATGAATCTAA AGCCCATGTTTCCTCAATGCCTGACTACATGGTTCATGAAGAGTTTAAGTCTGATCAGCTCAATGGTAACTATGAAACAAAAAGAGGGCCTTTTGATTTTGATATGAAAAGTATTTGGCAGAGGGATGCTGAGGACAAGGAgaacaaagagaaaaagaag GAAAATGCTGCTCAAGTTGAGGTCCATGTGGGCAACACAAAAGAG GTAAAGCTTCCTGCTATAAACCCCAAATACCCAAACAGAATACCACCCTCTACTGCAAATAAGGAATTCCACGGGGGAAATAGGCTTTATTTTCCACCTAT gCCTGGTCAGAAAAACAATGAACCAGTAAACTTCAGCAAACTGATTAGCAATGGTTACAGGGACGATTGGATTCAGCAGCGTAATGACTGGGAGAAAAAGATTCAGCAAACCTCAAAAAATAACGAGCAGCCTGAAG AGACTCTTCCTCCAAGTGAGTACCAGAAGAAAATAGGAAAGAAGCAGAAAGCTAAAAAATATACATTGTCATTCAAAAGAAAAACTGTTGCAAAAATAAAGGATGAGCCCAGATCTCAATCTGGACCTGAAATAAGTGCCCCGCCTAAGAAGTCACTCTTCAAACTCAACAT GTTCAGAGGCATCCCAGCCCGAATTGACTCCAACAGACAACAAGTAAAAGCTGCAGCTTCAGAGATGTAA
- the C2H7orf57 gene encoding uncharacterized protein C7orf57 homolog isoform X6: MRNMSKEPSGPPNRYAPCEWYYHVPLKRSEKSVNSEIPIPPPSQIPGLSNLGEYHNEITFGSRRKWIKDTDSEYVKLAKQGGRPDLLKHFTPSTRKTSPVAYAAPDWYTHPSKPSPDDESKAHVSSMPDYMVHEEFKSDQLNGNYETKRGPFDFDMKSIWQRDAEDKENKEKKKVKLPAINPKYPNRIPPSTANKEFHGGNRLYFPPMPGQKNNEPVNFSKLISNGYRDDWIQQRNDWEKKIQQTSKNNEQPEETLPPSSEASQPELTPTDNK; encoded by the exons ATGAGGAATATGAGCAAAGAGCCCTCTGGACCCCCCAACCGATATGCTCCTTGTG AATGGTACTACCATGTTCCACTGAAACGATCAGAGAAGTCTGTGAACTCAGAAATCCCAATCCCTCCACCATCCCAGATTCCAGGTCTGAGCAACCTCGGAGAGTATCACAATGAAATTACATTTGGGAGCCGCAGGAAATGGATCAAAGACACAGACTCAGAATATGTAAAGCTGGCAAAGCAAGGAGGCCGACCTG atTTGTTGAAACATTTTACACCTAGTACAAGAAAAACATCCCCAGTAGCTTATGCTGCACCTGATTGGTATACACACCCCAGTAAACCATCACCAGATGATGAATCTAA AGCCCATGTTTCCTCAATGCCTGACTACATGGTTCATGAAGAGTTTAAGTCTGATCAGCTCAATGGTAACTATGAAACAAAAAGAGGGCCTTTTGATTTTGATATGAAAAGTATTTGGCAGAGGGATGCTGAGGACAAGGAgaacaaagagaaaaagaag GTAAAGCTTCCTGCTATAAACCCCAAATACCCAAACAGAATACCACCCTCTACTGCAAATAAGGAATTCCACGGGGGAAATAGGCTTTATTTTCCACCTAT gCCTGGTCAGAAAAACAATGAACCAGTAAACTTCAGCAAACTGATTAGCAATGGTTACAGGGACGATTGGATTCAGCAGCGTAATGACTGGGAGAAAAAGATTCAGCAAACCTCAAAAAATAACGAGCAGCCTGAAG AGACTCTTCCTCCAA GTTCAGAGGCATCCCAGCCCGAATTGACTCCAACAGACAACAAGTAA
- the C2H7orf57 gene encoding uncharacterized protein C7orf57 homolog isoform X2 has protein sequence MRNMSKEPSGPPNRYAPCEWYYHVPLKRSEKSVNSEIPIPPPSQIPGLSNLGEYHNEITFGSRRKWIKDTDSEYVKLAKQGGRPDLLKHFTPSTRKTSPVAYAAPDWYTHPSKPSPDDESKAHVSSMPDYMVHEEFKSDQLNGNYETKRGPFDFDMKSIWQRDAEDKENKEKKKVKLPAINPKYPNRIPPSTANKEFHGGNRLYFPPMPGQKNNEPVNFSKLISNGYRDDWIQQRNDWEKKIQQTSKNNEQPEETLPPSEYQKKIGKKQKAKKYTLSFKRKTVAKIKDEPRSQSGPEISAPPKKSLFKLNMFRGIPARIDSNRQQVKAAASEM, from the exons ATGAGGAATATGAGCAAAGAGCCCTCTGGACCCCCCAACCGATATGCTCCTTGTG AATGGTACTACCATGTTCCACTGAAACGATCAGAGAAGTCTGTGAACTCAGAAATCCCAATCCCTCCACCATCCCAGATTCCAGGTCTGAGCAACCTCGGAGAGTATCACAATGAAATTACATTTGGGAGCCGCAGGAAATGGATCAAAGACACAGACTCAGAATATGTAAAGCTGGCAAAGCAAGGAGGCCGACCTG atTTGTTGAAACATTTTACACCTAGTACAAGAAAAACATCCCCAGTAGCTTATGCTGCACCTGATTGGTATACACACCCCAGTAAACCATCACCAGATGATGAATCTAA AGCCCATGTTTCCTCAATGCCTGACTACATGGTTCATGAAGAGTTTAAGTCTGATCAGCTCAATGGTAACTATGAAACAAAAAGAGGGCCTTTTGATTTTGATATGAAAAGTATTTGGCAGAGGGATGCTGAGGACAAGGAgaacaaagagaaaaagaag GTAAAGCTTCCTGCTATAAACCCCAAATACCCAAACAGAATACCACCCTCTACTGCAAATAAGGAATTCCACGGGGGAAATAGGCTTTATTTTCCACCTAT gCCTGGTCAGAAAAACAATGAACCAGTAAACTTCAGCAAACTGATTAGCAATGGTTACAGGGACGATTGGATTCAGCAGCGTAATGACTGGGAGAAAAAGATTCAGCAAACCTCAAAAAATAACGAGCAGCCTGAAG AGACTCTTCCTCCAAGTGAGTACCAGAAGAAAATAGGAAAGAAGCAGAAAGCTAAAAAATATACATTGTCATTCAAAAGAAAAACTGTTGCAAAAATAAAGGATGAGCCCAGATCTCAATCTGGACCTGAAATAAGTGCCCCGCCTAAGAAGTCACTCTTCAAACTCAACAT GTTCAGAGGCATCCCAGCCCGAATTGACTCCAACAGACAACAAGTAAAAGCTGCAGCTTCAGAGATGTAA